The Alloyangia pacifica DNA segment ACTCGTCGCGGAGCAGATGGGCTGGGGGGCGACCGGAACCGGCCTTCTCTGGAGCTGCATGGGCACCGGGGGACTGGCCGGAGCCTGGGCCGGCACGCTCGTTGGCTGGCTCGGTCTCGATCGCGTCCACTGGGCCTTCCTCAGCCTGATGGCAGCCAGCATCCTGTCGGTCGGCTTCGGCCTCGGCCCGATCCCCACGCTCGTCGGAGGAGCCGTTTTCGGTGCGGCCTACGTGATGCTCACGGGGGTCTACCTCATCTGGGGCACTCACGCCCTACCGGACCGGCCTGCAACCGGCCTCATGGTCGGCTTCCTGACCATTGCCGTGGGCCAGACCGTCGGCGCTCCTCTCTTCGGACTTCTCTTGGCGGGGCCGGGCGTCGCGTCTGCCGTCATAGGTTTCGCCGCCGTCGCGCTGATCGCCGGGGCCTTCCGGTCAGGGTCGGCGGTCGGTGGCGCAATTGTGTAGCCCGGGCGCGAGCGGCACTTTCTTCAGACGACGTGGAAGGGCTCGAAGCAGACCTGCGGCGGCGCGGCAGGCCCGTCGCCTTGGCGCGCCAGGCCCGCGGGCGCTGACGGCCCTGACCTGCCGTTCAGTCCCTTGCCGATCGCCGCGGTGCAGCTTCACTAGACCGGCCATTCGTCCATCGCGCAGCATCATCGGAGGATGAAGGTCGGCAGGGCGGACAAAGCTGCCGTTCGCTCGACTGCTCAGATTACGCTGTCCCTGAGCAGACACGCGTGAGAAAGGCGGACGGAGCAGGCGCTTTTCCAAGCCCACTCCCCACGACGTGCCCCAATGCTCAGGCTATGCCTTCTCCTCGATGATCTCAGTTTGCTCACCCACGAGGATGAGGGTGTTCTCATGGTCGAGGAATGTTTTCTCGTCGGGGAGAACCTTCTGCTCATAGGTTTCTGACTCAAGCACGGCTTTCATCCCCTCGGGGCTGTCGAACCAGATCTCGGCGGTGCCATCGAAGTCGGATTGCGCGACAGGAAATTCGCCTTCGGTCGGGTGGGTCTGGATATAGCGAAGCACATGGGTCTTCGCCTCCGGGATTGAACGGAACAGCGGCCCGTGCGTTTCGCGATGGTGCCGCACGAAGGCCGCGTGATCGATATCCGGATTGCGCTTCAGAAGCATTGTCATCTTGATCATGGTCTTGATCCTTCAGGGATGGGGGGTCCAGCGGGGAGCCGGGGAATCCGTGGGCAGGTCGATGCCGCCGGGATAGGTCAGCAGCTCGAACAGCGTGCCCCAGGGGGCGCGGCCGTAAATGCCCGCATTGCCCTCGTTGTCCTCGTTGTTGGCAAGCGGATGCGGGCCCTTCAACAACGTGCCGCCGGCGGCCGTAAAAGCAGCGCATGCCGCATCGATATCGTCGACGTAGAGGCCGAGATGAGTGAGCCCGAGATCCTGAAGGCGCGCAGGATCGGACTGTGTCCCGTCCTCCATTCGGAAAAGCTCGAGGCACGGCCCGTTGCCAATCCGCACGAGGCGCATGTGTGTGATCCGTGTGCCTGGCGACAGACCAAGTTCCGCCTCTGGCCCTTCGCCTTCCATGTCGGGCCCTTCCTTTGGCAACACGTCGTAAAGCGTAACCGCCCCGAATGCGTCGGACAGAAAACGGGTCGCGGCCTCAATGTCCGGCACCGTAAGGCCCGCATGGTCCACGGCCCGAATGCCCGGGGCCGAGACCTGTGCGCCGGCAAAGCAGGCAAGGTCGGTCACACTCGAAGCACCTCCTGTGGCAACCTCCTCGAGCGCTGCGTTGAACTCTTGGGTATGGGGTTGGGAAAGGTGCGCCTCGAAGGCCGCGTCGTCGCGGTATTCCTCGAGCATCACCACTGCACCGTTGCCTTCGCTGAAGGCCTCGAAGCGAATGTTGCCCGCTTCACGGCGCACCTCCTCGGCCAGTGTTTCCACCAGTGCTGCCAGCCTGTCGGTCTGGCCCACCTTGGGCGTTGCCCTTGCGATCATCGTGCGTGTCATGGTCATCTCCGCCTTGGGATGCTGCGCTGCGGCAGTCACTCGGCCAACACGTCCCCGAGACCGTCCGTTCCCTTGAAATCTGGACTA contains these protein-coding regions:
- a CDS encoding EthD domain-containing protein, with protein sequence MIKMTMLLKRNPDIDHAAFVRHHRETHGPLFRSIPEAKTHVLRYIQTHPTEGEFPVAQSDFDGTAEIWFDSPEGMKAVLESETYEQKVLPDEKTFLDHENTLILVGEQTEIIEEKA
- a CDS encoding antibiotic biosynthesis monooxygenase encodes the protein MTRTMIARATPKVGQTDRLAALVETLAEEVRREAGNIRFEAFSEGNGAVVMLEEYRDDAAFEAHLSQPHTQEFNAALEEVATGGASSVTDLACFAGAQVSAPGIRAVDHAGLTVPDIEAATRFLSDAFGAVTLYDVLPKEGPDMEGEGPEAELGLSPGTRITHMRLVRIGNGPCLELFRMEDGTQSDPARLQDLGLTHLGLYVDDIDAACAAFTAAGGTLLKGPHPLANNEDNEGNAGIYGRAPWGTLFELLTYPGGIDLPTDSPAPRWTPHP